In one window of Mytilus galloprovincialis chromosome 6, xbMytGall1.hap1.1, whole genome shotgun sequence DNA:
- the LOC143081014 gene encoding ubiquinone biosynthesis protein COQ9-B, mitochondrial-like, producing the protein MWKTDLLDKQTERLDKQTGQSLVFSNHLSVCLLQVAGSLNHYRRSLILSTNGRENQRPSVGKLTVQSTELTTKKYHNSAEINGQNIRLTQIVSRNCSTSDQSNSETSTEDTEYETKERILRASLPFVYQHGWTNKAITSGAEKEGLPGVAHGMFPRGGAELVFFFYGECNQQLVKQMKIQTENVEEKPKTGEFIKNSVESRLRMIIPYMEKWPQAMAIQTMPQNAVESWTNLGRLMDDIWFYAGDKSVDFNWYTKRASLAGVYKSTEIYMLQDKSDNYDNTWQFLERRLQDLTTIGKVTRNVQQSGTVASEGLYGLGIMAKNMCRMNSR; encoded by the exons atgtggaaaactgatttgctggaCAAACAAACAGAGAGACTTGACAAACAGACAGGACA GTCTCTGGTTTTCTCAAATCATTTGTCAGTTTGCCTACTGCAGGTCGCTGGTTCGCTCAATCATTACCGAAGGTCGCTGATTCTCTCAACCAATGGTAGAGAAAACCAGCGACCTTCAGTAGGAAAACTGACAGTCCAATCAACTGAACTGACCACCAAGAAATAtcacaatagtgctgaaa tAAATGGACAAAATATTCGACTAACCCAGATTGTTTCTAGAAATTGTTCAACATCAGATCAATCTAACTCCGAAACTTCTACAGAGGAtacagaatatgaaacaaaagagaGAATATTAAGGGCATCATTACCATTTGTATATCAGCATGGATGGACTAACAAAGCAATTACGTCAG gtgCTGAAAAAGAGGGTTTACCAGGTGTAGCCCATGGGATGTTCCCCAGGGGTGGAGCAGAATTAGTTTTCTTTTTCTATGGAGAATGTAATCAACAACTTGTCAAACAGATGAAAATACAGACAGAAAATGTTGAAga AAAACCAAAGACAGGGGAGTTTATAAAGAATTCAGTGGAATCCAGGCTAAGAATGATTATACCATACATGGAGAAATGGCCACAG GCAATGGCAATACAGACAATGCCACAGAATGCTGTAGAGTCGTGGACAAATCTAGGAAGATTAATGGATGACATATGGTTCTATGCTGGAGATAAATCTGTAGAT TTTAATTGGTACACAAAGAGAGCAAGTCTAGCTGGTGTGTATAAGTCTACAGAAATATATATGCTACAAGATAAGTCAGACAACTATGACAATACATGGCAGTTTTTAGAAAGGAGACTTCAAGATCTAACTACTATTGGCAAAGTTACAAGGAAT GTGCAGCAATCAGGAACAGTGGCATCAGAAGGACTGTATGGACTTGGTATTATG GCTAAAAATATGTGTAGAATGAATTCCAGATAA
- the LOC143080218 gene encoding glomulin-like, whose protein sequence is MATTDFDMYGEDLEAGSVLENIKDSLKYKDAKSLKMFILERKLSDDSIFYELAGELAKSLTEENSKNVPIFFEACERCMNYIVNRGNPKELIIALLEQMDTFKDDEKFKALLGYIQQTLVKLPSKRTESLEITLETVHAHVIELPTPADHQLEKDERKLLELDRDVRRITDVILAYLEFLQPFVKEVSLKNPDADREKGKKQIGMLMERLLAMLDHPLMFLDLVFQQKQMEDQEKTYGRVCAEQLVELLTELCPDLFKMFQNGQLPKKKKSAKKLKEPNKAEGDTSDEDTGPFENVVEGELVSEYSYACLSYLIFKEDLAVDSIPFIYRHSHILQSSLYYILLLLKADHSLVKFKGIYLLQSLMGKIPVTTLSLNDLDNDKYKQVVNALIDIMIQNPVKELRQECVQLYKTFISMFCLPARYKIYEMVLNTCPHAGMIGYTIQLLKDQIDSVLKNELDDRTFFGANLYKLLKIVAVVEEGATQDILQISDRVIALLNFLRYLLIRDPPGENVTKIWDYFSQIEKHFFEPLRLALDLSKGHYQLDLQDLKDGQKKAKGGNVDLGLTVGGVAMPRVPVGQQVQIVESALNTFDVIDSILCRITEITEMQRKTTK, encoded by the coding sequence ATGGCTACAACAGATTTTGACATGTATGGTGAAGATTTAGAGGCAGGGTCAGTTCTAGAGAACATCAAGGACAGTCTCAAGTACAAGGATGCCAAAAGCTTGAAGATGTTTATTTTGGAGAGAAAACTTTCtgatgattcaatattttatgaattaGCTGGAGAATTGGCCAAAAGTCTCACAGAAGAGAATTCTAAAAATGTGCCCATATTTTTCGAGGCATGTGAGAGATGCATGAATTACATTGTAAATCGTGGAAACCCAAAAGAGCTTATCATTGCACTTCTTGAACAAATGGATACGTTTAAAGATGATGAGAAGTTTAAGGCTTTGTTAGGGTATATACAGCAGACTTTAGTGAAGTTGCCTTCAAAGAGAACAGAATCTTTGGAGATTACCCTTGAAACTGTCCATGCTCATGTTATAGAATTACCTACCCCTGCAGACCATCAGCTTGAAAAAGACGAGCGAAAGTTGTTAGAACTGGATAGAGATGTCAGGCGAATCACAGATGTTATTTTAGCATATTTAGAATTCCTTCAACCTTTTGTTAAGGAAGTATCTTTGAAGAATCCAGATGCTGATCGAGAGAAAGGTAAAAAACAGATTGGGATGCTGATGGAACGTCTGCTTGCTATGCTTGATCATCCTCTCATGTTCCTCGATCTTGTGTTTCAACAGAAACAAATGGAAGATCAGGAAAAAACGTATGGGAGAGTCTGTGCAGAACAGTTAGTTGAACTCTTAACAGAACTCTGTCCagatttattcaaaatgtttcaaaatggACAGCTCCCAAAGAAAAAGAAGTCAGCCAAAAAATTGAAAGAACCTAATAAAGCAGAGGGTGACACTTCAGATGAGGATACTGGGCCTTTTGAGAATGTAGTTGAAGGAGAGTTAGTTTCAGAATACAGTTACGCAtgtttatcttatcttatttttaAGGAAGATTTGGCAGTGGATAGCATTCCATTCATTTACAGACATTCTCATATTCTACAGTCAAGTTTATATTATATTCTGTTGTTGTTAAAAGCTGATCATTCATTGGTCAAATTCAAAGGAATTTATCTGCTACAAAGCCTCATGGGAAAAATACCAGTCACTACTCTGTCATTGAATGACCTTGAcaatgataaatataaacaagttgtCAATGCTTTAATAGATATCATGATACAGAATCCAGTGAAAGAATTACGCCAGGAGTGTGTTCagttatataaaacatttattagcaTGTTTTGCCTGCCTGCTAGATATAAGATTTATGAAATGGTACTTAATACTTGTCCACATGCTGGTATGATTGGCTATACCATTCAGTTATTGAAAGATCAAATCGATTCTGTATTGAAGAACGAATTAGATGACCGTACATTTTTTGGTGCAAATCtgtataaattattgaaaattgttgCCGTTGTTGAAGAAGGTGCTACACAAGATATACTACAAATTTCGGACAGGGTTATTGCTTTGTTGAATTTTCTTCGTTATTTATTAATACGAGATCCACCAGgtgaaaatgtcacaaaaatatgGGATTATTTTAGTCAAATTGAGAAACACTTCTTTGAACCTCTACGACTTGCCCTTGATTTATCTAAAGGTCATTATCAATTAGATTTACAAGACCTAAAAGATGGACAGAAGAAGGCCAAGGGAGGTAATGTAGATTTAGGTTTGACAGTAGGTGGAGTTGCAATGCCTCGTGTTCCAGTGGGCCAGCAAGTACAAATTGTTGAGTCAGCTTTAAATACATTTGATGTTATAGACAGTATATTATGTAGGATAACTGAGATTACAGAAATGCAGAGGAAAACTACAAAGTAG